From the genome of Primulina eburnea isolate SZY01 chromosome 12, ASM2296580v1, whole genome shotgun sequence, one region includes:
- the LOC140807207 gene encoding clathrin heavy chain 1 — protein sequence MAAANAPITMKEALTLTSIGINPQFITFTNVTMESDKYICVRETAPQNSVVIIDMSMPNQPLRRPITADSALMNPNTRILALKAQLPGTTQDHLQIFNIEAKAKMKSHQMPEQVVFWKWITPKMLGLVTQSSVYHWSIEGDSEPVKMFDRTANLANNQIINYKCDPSEKWLVLIGIAPGSPERPQLVKGSMQLFSVDQQRSQALEAHAASFASFRVAGNDKDSILISFATKSSNSGQITSKLHVIELGAQPGKPSFTKKQADLFFPPDFADDFPVAMQISHKYSLIYVITKLGLLFVYDLDSAAAVYRNRISPDPIFLTSEASSVGGFYAINRRGQVLLATVNEATIVPFVSGQLNNLELAVNLAKRGNLPGAENLVVQRFQELFAQTKYKEAAELAAESPQGILRTPDTVAKFQSVPVQTGQTPPLLQYFGTLLTKGKLNAFESLELSRLVVNQNKKNLLENWLAEDKLECSEELGDLVKTVDNDLALKIFIKARATPKVVAAFAERREFDKILIYSKQVGYTPDYLFLLQTILRSDPQGAVNFALMMSQMEGGCPVDYNTITDLFLQRNMIREATAFLLDVLKPNLPEHAFLQTKVLEINLVTFPNVADAILANGMFSHYDRPRIAQLCEKSGLYVRALQHYSELPDIKRVIVNTHAIEPQALVEFFGTLSPEWAIECMKDLLLVNLRGNLQIIVQVAKEYCEQLGVEVCIKLFEQFKSYEGLYFFLGSYLSSSEDPEIHFKYIEAAAKTGQIKEVERVTRESNFYDAEKTKNFLMEAKLPDARPLINVCDRFGFVPDLTHYLYSNNMLRYIEGYVQKVNPGNAPLVVGQLLDDECPEDFIKGLILSVRSLLPVEPLVEECEKRNRLRLLTQFLEHLVSEGSQDVHVHNALGKIIIDSNNNPEHFLNTNPYYDSRVVGKYCEKRDPTLAVIAYRRGQCDDELINVTNKNSLFKLQARYVVERMDGDLWGKVLDPENEFRRLLIDQVVSTALPESKSPEQVSAAVKAFMTADLPHELIELLEKIVLQNSAFSGNFNLQNLLILTAIKADPSRVMDYINRLDNFDGPAVGEVAVEAQLYEEAFAIFKKFNLNVQAVNVLLDNIRDINRAVEFAFRVEEDAVWSQVARAQLREGLVSDAIESFIRADDASQFLEVIRAAEDADVYHDLVKYLLMVRQKTKEPKVDSELIYAYAKIDRLGDIEEFILMPNVANLPNVGDRLYDEALYEAAKIIFAFISNWGKLAITLVKLKQFQGAVDAARKANSAKTWKEVCFACVDAEEFRLAQICGLNIIVQVDDLEEVSEYYQNRGCFNELISLMESGLGLERAHMGIFTELGVLYARYRHEKLMEHIKLFSTRLNIPKLIRACDEQQHWQELTYLYVQYDEFDNAGTTVMNHSPEAWEHMQFKDIIVKVANVELYYKAVHFYLQEHPDLINDILNVLALRIDHTRVVDIMRKAGHLRLVKPYMVAVQSNNVSAVNEALNEIYVEEEDYDRLRESIDLHDNFDQIGLAQKIEKHELLEMRRVAAYIYKKAGRWKLSIALSKKDNLYKDAMETASQSGDRELAEELLVYFIEQGKKECFASCLFVCYDLIRPDVALELAWMNNMIDFAFPYLLQFIREYTGKVDELIKEKIEAMKEVKAKEEEEKDVVMQQNLYAQLLPLALPAPPMPGMGGPGMGGGYGVPMPPPMGGMGMPPMPPFGMPPMGSY from the exons ATGGCGGCCGCTAACGCCCCGATTACCATGAAAGAAGCCCTCACG TTGACTAGCATAGGGATCAATCCTCAGTTCATTACCTTCACAAATGTGACGATGGAATCTGACAAGTATATATGTGTTCGCGAGACTGCTCCTCAAAACAGCGTGGTGATTATTGATATGAGCATGCCAAATCAGCCACTGAGGCGGCCTATTACTGCCGATTCTGCGCTAATGAATCCAAATACCAGGATTTTGGCGTTGAAAG CTCAACTTCCGGGAACCACTCAAGATCATTTGCAAATATTTAACATTGAAGCCAAAGCAAAGATGAAGTCACATCAGATGCCCGAGCAG GTCGTATTTTGGAAATGGATTACCCCTAAGATGTTGGGTTTGGTGACACAGTCCTCGGTATATCATTGGTCAATTGAAG GTGATTCTGAACCTGTAAAGATGTTCGATAGAACTGCGAACTTAGCGAACAACCaaataatcaattataaatGCGATCCTTCTGAAAAGTGGCTGGTTTTGATCGGCATTGCCCCGGGTTCGCCTGAG CGGCCTCAACTGGTTAAAGGGAGTATGCAGCTGTTTTCTGTCGATCAGCAACGCAGTCAGGCCCTTGAAGCACATGCTGCTTCATTTGCTTCTTTCAGA GTCGCAGGAAACGATAAGGATTCCATTCTAATTTCTTTTGCTACAAAATCTTCAAATTCTGGTCAAATTACGTCAAAGTTGCATGTTATTGAGCTTGGTGCTCAGCCAG GGAAACCTTCTTTTACCAAAAAACAAGCAGATCTGTTCTTCCCTCCAGATTTTGCTGACGACTTTCCTGTGGCAATgcag ATATCTCATAAATATAGTCTTATTTATGTGATTACGAAGCTGGGGCTGCTCTTTGTCTATGATTTGGATTCTGCTGCTGCTGTATACAGAAATAGAATCAGTCCAGATCCCATTTTCCTGACGTCAGAAGCTTCATCTGTTGGAGGTTTCTATGCTATTAATAGGCGAGGGCAGGTTTTACTCGCTACAGTTAATGAAGCAACTATCGTGCCTTTTGTCAGTGGCCAG CTAAACAATCTGGAGCTTGCTGTCAATCTTGCAAAAAGAGGAAACCTTCCTGGTGCCGAGAATTTG GTTGTCCAACGTTTCCAAGAATTGTTTGCTCAGACAAAGTATAAAGAGGCCGCAGAGCTCGCTGCAGAATCTCCTCAAGGGATCCTTCGGACGCCAGACACTGTTGCTAAGTTTCAG AGTGTTCCTGTTCAAACTGGGCAGACACCGCCATTGCTGCAGTATTTCGGGACACTGTTAACTAAAGGAAAGTTAAATGCATTTGAATCTTTGGAGTTGTCTCGCCTTGTTGTCAACCAGAACAAGAAGAATCTATTGGAGAACTGGTTGGCTGAAGATAAACTCGAGTGCAGTGAGGAACTTGGAGACCTTGTGAAG ACTGTTGACAATGACCTTGCgctaaaaatatttatcaaagcCAGAGCAACACCAAAAGTTGTTGCAGCCTTTGCTGAGCGACGTGAGTTTGACAAAATCTTGATCTATTCGAAACAG GTTGGCTATACGCCAGACTACCTGTTCCTTTTGCAAACTATACTCCGGTCAGATCCTCAG GGAGCTGTTAATTTTGCACTTATGATGTCACAAATGGAGGGAGGTTGTCCTGTTGATTACAATACCATTACCGATCTCTTTCTACAG AGAAACATGATTCGTGAAGCAACAGCATTTCTTTTGGATGTCCTGAAGCCAAATTTGCCAGAGCATGCATTCCTGCAAACAAAG GTCCTGGAGATCAACCTCGTGACCTTTCCTAATGTAGCAGATGCTATTTTGGCAAATGGAATGTTTAGTCATTACGACAGGCCGCGGATTGCTCAACTTTGTGAAAAATCTGGCCTTTATGTTCGAGCGCTTCAG CATTACTCTGAGCTGCCAGATATCAAACGTGTTATTGTCAATACTCATGCAATTGAGCCCCAG GCGCTCGTGGAGTTCTTTGGGACGCTTTCTCCGGAATGGGCAATTGAATGCATGAAAGATCTTTTACTGGTCAATTTGAGGGGAAACCTTCAGATAATTGTTCAG gTTGCAAAAGAGTACTGTGAACAATTGGGTGTTGAAGTATGCATAAAGCTCTTTGAGCAGTTTAAGTCCTATGAAGGACTATATTTCTTCTTGGGGTCGTATTTGAGCTCTAG TGAGGATCCTGAGATTCACTTCAAGTACATCGAAGCTGCTGCCAAAACTGGACAAATTAAAGAGGTGGAGCGTGTAACTAGAGAATCAAATTTTTATGATGCTGAAAAGACCAAGAACTTTTTAATGGAAGCAAAACTTCCAGATGCAAGACCACTTATCAATGTCTGTGACCGCTTTGGTTTTGTTCCAGACCTCACACATTATTTATACTCTAACAACATGCTACGGTACATTGAAGGTTATGTGCAAAAG GTCAATCCTGGAAACGCTCCATTGGTTGTTGGTCAACTCCTAGATGACGAATGTCCTGAGGATTTCATTAAAGGTCTGATACTTTCTGTCCGCTCTCTGCTTCCAGTCGAGCCTCTTGTGGAAGAGTGTGAGAAAAG GAATCGCCTCCGCCTACTTACTCAATTTTTGGAACATCTTGTGAGTGAAGGAAGCCAAGATGTGCATGTGCACAATGCTTTAGGTAAAATCATAATTGATAGCAACAACAATCCAGAGCACTTTCTTAACACCAACCCGTACTATGATTCACGTGTTGTGGGTAAGTACTGTGAGAAGCGTGATCCTACCCTTGCTGTCATCGCGTACAGAAGAGGACAATGTGATGATGAACTCATCAATGTTACAAATAAGAACTCTTTGTTCAAGCTGCAAGCTAG ATATGTGGTTGAAAGAATGGATGGTGATCTGTGGGGAAAAGTTCTAGATCCAGAAAATGAATTCAGAAGGCTGCTCATCGATCAAGTTGTATCAACTGCTTTGCCTGAAAGCAAGAGCCCAGAGCAAGTCTCTGCTGCTGTTAAAGCTTTTATGACAGCTGATCTTCCTCACGAACTAATTGAATTGCTCGAAAAGATTGTTCTTCAAAATTCGGCATTTAGTGGGAACTTTAACCTTCAAAACTTACTTATCTTGACTGCAATCAAGGCAGATCCATCCAGGGTTATGGACTACATTAATAGGCTTGATAACTTTGACGGCCCAGCTGTTGGAGAAGTTGCTGTTGAAGCTCAACTATATGAAGAAGCTTTTGCGATTTTTAAGAAGTTTAATTTGAATGTCCAGGCAGTCAATGTTTTACTGGATAACATTCGAGACATTAACCGAGCAGTAGAATTTGCATTCCGTGTTGAAGAAGATGCTGTTTGGAGTCAAGTGGCCAGAGCTCAACTCAGGGAAGGCCTGGTGAGCGATGCAATTGAGTCATTTATACGTGCCGACGATGCCTCCCAATTCTTGGAAGTCATCCGAGCTGCAGAGGATGCAGATGTTTATCATGACCTGGTGAAGTACCTCCTCATGGTTAGGCAAAAAACAAAAGAGCCCAAAGTGGACAGTGAACTCATTTATGCATACGCCAAGATTGATAGGCTTGGTGACATTGAAGAATTTATTCTTATGCCAAATGTTGCTAATCTGCCTAATGTCGGTGATCGCTTGTATGATGAAGCTTTGTACGAGGCTGCGAAGATCATTTTCGCCTTTATTTCTAACTGGGGTAAATTGGCGATCACACTCGTGAAGTTGAAGCAATTTCAAGGTGCTGTTGACGCAGCACGGAAGGCTAATAGTGCCAAGACATGGAAAGAAGTCTGCTTTGCCTGTGTTGATGCTGAGGAGTTTCGCTTGGCTCAGATATGTGGTCTTAACATTATTGTACAG GTTGATGATCTGGAAGAGGTTAGTGAGTATTATCAAAACAGAGGATGCTTTAATGAGCTTATATCTCTTATGGAGAGCGGTTTAGGATTGGAACGAGCCCATATGGGGATCTTCACCGAGTTGGGTGTCCTCTATGCTAGATACCGCCATGAGAAGCTTATGGAGCACATCAAATTGTTCTCTACTCGTCTCAATATTCCCAAGCTGATCCGAGCGTGCGATGAACAGCAGCATTGGCAAGAACTGACTTACCTATACGTCCAGTATGACGAGTTTGATAATGCGGGGACAACTGTCATGAATCATTCTCCGGAGGCTTGGGAACACATGCAGTTCAAAGATATTATTGTCAAAGTTGCCAATGTCGAGCTATATTACAAAGCTGTGCACTTCTATTTGCAAGAGCACCCCGACCTCATCAATGATATTTTGAATGTCCTAGCTCTTCGCATTGATCACACTCGTGTCGTAGACATAATGAGAAAA GCTGGTCATCTGCGTCTTGTTAAGCCTTATATGGTAGCAGTTCAGAGCAATAACGTGTCTGCAGTGAATGAAGCTCTCAATGAGATTTATGTCGAGGAAGAGGATTATGATAGACTACGTGAATCAATTGATTTACATGATAATTTCGATCAGATTGGCCTTGCTCAAAAG ATTGAGAAGCACGAGCTTCTTGAGATGAGGCGTGTTGCTGCTTACATCTACAAGAAAGCCGGCAGGTGGAAGTTATCAATTGCATTGTCCAAGAAAGACAACCTTTACAAAGATGCAATGGAGACAGCGTCACAATCGGGTGATCGGGAACTTGCTGAAGAGTTGCTTGTTTACTTCATTGAACAG GGTAAGAAGGAGTGCTTTGCATCATGCCTCTTCGTTTGTTATGATCTGATTCGCCCAGATGTTGCACTTGAGCTTGCTTGGATGAATAACATGATCGATTTTGCCTTTCCCTATCTGTTACAG TTTATCCGTGAATACACTGGCAAAGTTGATGAACTAATTAAGGAAAAGATTGAGGCCATGAAGGAAGTGAAAGCAAAAGAGGAGGAGGAGAAAGATGTTGTTATGCAACAG AATTTGTATGCTCAGTTGCTGCCTCTTGCTTTACCCGCTCCACCTATGCCCGGCATGGGAGGTCCTGGAATGGGGGGTGGTTATGGTGTTCCCATGCCACCACCAATGGGTGGTATGGGCATGCCTCCGATGCCACCTTTTGGCATGCCACCGATGGGGTCTTATTGA
- the LOC140807832 gene encoding protein EMB-1-like, giving the protein MASEQTRSRAELDAKARQGETVVPGGTGGKSLEAQEHLAEGRSKGGQTRKEQMGTEGYQEMGRKGGLSSGDKSGGERAEEEGIPIDESKFTTKS; this is encoded by the exons ATGGCTTCAGAACAGACCAGATCAAGGGCTGAGCTTGACGCCAAGGCCAGACAAGGCGAGACTGTTGTCCCCGGTGGAACAGGCGGCAAAAGTCTCGAGGCCCAGGAGCACCTTGCTGAAG GGAGGAGCAAAGGAGGGCAGACGAGGAAAGAGCAGATGGGGACAGAGGGATACCAGGAGATGGGACGCAAGGGGGGGCTGAGCAGCGGTGATAAATCCGGCGGGGAGCGAGCTGAGGAAGAAGGAATACCTATCGATGAATCCAAGTTTACGACCAAGTCCTGA
- the LOC140808446 gene encoding LOW QUALITY PROTEIN: clathrin light chain 2-like (The sequence of the model RefSeq protein was modified relative to this genomic sequence to represent the inferred CDS: deleted 1 base in 1 codon), with translation MSSSFADSFDQFGGESPAAGSNHAFEDGYFESHVPDSPSIYASGGTFPSDPVDFSNEIDSNGPILPPPEEMVHEEGYALREWRRQNAMRLEDKEKREKELLSQIIVEADQYKAEFHQKRDINREANISTNREKEKIFVASQVKFHAEADKDYWKSIADLIPKEVPTIEKRKGKKEQEKRPSIVVVQGPKSGKPTDLSRMRQLLIKLKHNTPTHLKPSPPAAPDAKMDTSATPITVSPEAVAAA, from the exons ATGTCGTCTTCCTTCGCCGACTCGTTCGACCAATTCGGCGGCGAATCGCCGGCTGCCGGCTCCAACCATGCCTTCGAAGACGGTTACTTTGAGTCTCACGTCCCGGACTCCCCGTCGATTTACGCCTCCGGAGGCACATTCCCCTCCGATCCGGTGGATTTCTCTAATGAAATCGATTCCAATGGTCCGATTCTTCCTCCACCGGAAGAAATGGTGCATGAGGAAGGTTATGCTCTCAGAGAATGGAGAAG GCAAAATGCGATGCGACTGGAGGATAAGGAGAAAAGGGAGAAGGAGCTGTTGAGCCAAATCATTGTTGAAGCAGATCAGTACAAGGCTGAATTTCACCAAAAGAGGGATATAAACCGCGAAGCCAATATATCAACGAACAGGGAAAAGGAGAAG ATATTTGTCGCAAGCCAAGTA AAATTCCATGCAGAAGCGGACAAGGACTACTGGAAATCCATAGCCGACCTAATCCCGAAAGAAGTCCCGACTATAGAGAAGAGGAAGGGTAAGAAGGAACAGGAAAAGAGACCTTCAATAGTTGTGGTTCAAGGACCCAAGTCTGGAAAGCCAACTGATTTGTCCAGAATGCGACAATTACTCATAAAGCTGAAGCATAACACACCGACGCACCTGAAGCCTTCCCCACCAGCAGCACCAGATGCTAAAATGGACACCTCTGCTACTCCGATTACAGTTTCCCCGGAGGCCGTCGCTGCTGCGTAA
- the LOC140808445 gene encoding uncharacterized protein: protein MNRSFRAPERLQTGNLRMRDNRDEDLALFREMRKREKERDDLLLLQDSDDFDAPLGSKTGSSPMFNITSGRVAPAPVRKSGADDFLNSDNDKNDYEWLLTPPGTPLFPSLEMESQKTVMSQLGATKAHPTSLKSRLANPMPEPTRSNLSSRQLTASSGLNTSTGGLHRPSSSGSGPGSRPSTPTGRPTLSSTSSRSSSTPASHRRTLTTATKPSSTTSKVTSITTSKPLRSATPTARPTLPLSKSVVPPRSSTPTARSTIRASSPASRPSIPATKPLPRTATPTRRPTLPSSTTAVSLKSPTSSVDKAVNTAVKNPVLPRSSSPSVKPRPWNPSEMPGFSLDAPPNLRTSLPERPLSATRGRPGAPSSRSSIEPNSNGRIRRQSCSPSRKRPPNGLLHSSGSSVPVPAITRLHAKANDNVSPVLIGSKMVERVINMRKLVPPKQDDKLSPLRNLSGKSSSPDSSGFGRNLSKKSLDMAIRHMDLRRTVPGNPRSLIPASSIRSGLNRSRTYGISDSPLATSSNASSEMSVNNNALCVDGPGAYDEVSSGKSIRSLSGLHGR, encoded by the exons ATGAACCGAAGTTTTAGGGCGCCGGAGAGATTGCAAACGGGGAATCTGAGGATGAGGGATAACAGAGACGAAGACTTGGCGCTGTTTCGCGAAATGCGGAAGCGAGAGAAGGAACGTGATGACCTTCTTCTCCTTCAGGACTCCGACGACTTCGATGCTCCActtg GATCGAAAACTGGTAGCTCTCCGATGTTTAATATTACTTCAGGCAGAGTTGCACCTGCACCTGTCCGCAAGAGTGGTGCCGATGATTTTCTTAATTCGGACAATGATAAAAATGATTATGAATG GCTTTTAACACCTCCTGGCACTCCCCTTTTTCCTTCTTTAGAAATGGAGTCACAGAAAACTGTTATGAGCCAGCTGGGAGCTACGAAAGCTCACCCGACATCTCTAAAGTCTAGA CTAGCAAATCCCATGCCAGAACCCACGAGGAGCAATCTATCTTCTAGACAGCTGACTGCGTCTTCTGGGTTGAACACTTCAACTGGTGGGCTCCATAGGCCATCCTCCTCTGGGAGTGGTCCTGGATCAAGACCATCAACGCCAACTGGACGTCCAACTCTAAGCTCAACATCATCTCGATCTAGCTCAACTCCAGCATCACACAGACGAACTTTAACAACAGCAACTAAACCCTCGTCAACCACATCAAAAGTAACATCAATCACAACATCCAAACCTTTGAGATCTGCGACCCCGACTGCTCGTCCCACCTTGCCTTTATCAAAGTCAGTTGTTCCACCAAGATCTTCTACCCCCACTGCAAGATCTACCATAAGAGCCTCATCACCTGCAAGCAGACCCAGTATACCTGCAACAAAGCCATTGCCTAGGACTGCAACTCCAACTCGTAGACCAACATTACCATCTAGCACAACTGCGGTTTCACTCAAGTCCCCAACCTCTTCAGTTGACAAGGCAGTTAACACTGCAGTGAAGAATCCTGTGTTGCCTCGGTCTAGTTCTCCTAGTGTGAAGCCCAGACCATGGAACCCTTCAGAGATGCCTGGGTTCTCTCTTGATGCCCCACCAAATTTAAGGACATCATTACCTGAGAGGCCACTTTCAGCCACTAGAGGTAGACCTGGAGCGCCAAGTTCTCGATCATCAATTGAACCTAATTCAAATGGAAGGATTAGACGACAATCTTGTTCTCCGTCAAGAAAAAGACCCCCTAATGGCCTACTTCATAGTAGTGGAAGCTCTGTGCCAGTGCCTGCTATAACTAGACTGCATGCCAAGGCTAATGACAATGTAAGCCCTGTTCTTATTGGGAGTAAAATGGTTGAAAGGGTAATAAATATGCGGAAACTGGTTCCACCCAAGCAAGATGATAAACTCTCGCCTCTCAGAAACTTATCTGGGAAGTCCTCATCTCCGGACAGTTCAGGCTTTGGAAGAAATCTCTCAAAGAAGTCTTTAGACATGGCCATAAGACACATG GATTTAAGGCGAACCGTTCCAGGCAATCCACGCTCACTTATCCCTGCATCCTCTATCAGATCTGGGCTGAATAGAAGCAGGACTTATGGCATCTCAGATTCTCCACTTGCGACTAGTAGTAATGCCAGTTCAGAAATGAGTGTCAATAACAATGCCCTGTGTGTGGATGGACCCGGAGCATATGATGAAGTAAGCAGTGGCAAAAGTATTCGTTCACTTTCTGGCTTACATGGAAGGTAA
- the LOC140807286 gene encoding protein yippee-like: MGRVFAVTLEGKIYSCKHCGTHLAVSEDIISKSFYCKHGKAYLFDKVVNVTLGEKEERLMTTGMHVAADIFCVRCGSVVGWKYETAQEKSQKYKEGRSVLERFKISGPDGSSYWVGHEAHAGGSDADEAA; this comes from the exons ATGGGGAGGGTGTTTGCTGTTACTCTTGAAGGGAAGATTTACAGCTGCAAGCACTGTGGGACTCATCTTGCTGTCAGTGAAGATATCATCTCCAAG TCGTTCTACTGCAAGCACGGGAAGGCTTATCTCTTCGATAAGGT AGTTAATGTAACTCTCGGGGAGAAGGAAGAGAGACTAATGACAACAGGAATGCATGTCGCTGCTGATATCTTCTGCGTCAGATGTGGTTCAGTTGTTGGATGGAAATAT GAAACTGCGCAAGAAAAAAGTCAAAAGTACAAGGAAGGCAGATCGGTTCTTGAACG GTTCAAGATTTCCGGCCCCGATGGAAGTAGTTATTGGGTTGGCCATGAAGCCCATGCTGGGGGAAGTGATGCTGATGAGGCGGCCTGA